In Jejubacter calystegiae, the following are encoded in one genomic region:
- a CDS encoding SulP family inorganic anion transporter has product MNGTTIRSDILAGIIVFLVALPMNLGIAQACGLPPVVGVVTGITGGLLVTLLSPSRYAVSGPEASMVTIILGASASLGSWPLLLTAIVLAGVMQLLMGWLKAGRWITLTPAPVIAGMLMAIGIMLITQQIPVAMALNTTTFSLSPGSLLLATLALIILFGWELPMIKRQRILSMVPAALIAVLAGALGLALMKAWTTLGDGVKTVTLPELSSPGAWSNVLSHPDWHGALTNPQVWLTAVNIALVASLVTLLSQEALKKLKTQTPPPSSDRELYAQGAGNILSGLCGGLPVTSVIVRSSVNVNAGARTRLSAIVHCLLLMVALFWLSGLISLIPMPVLASILIASGCKLAAPGVLKQQWRQGVFDFASFLATLGGIISLGVLSGIALGVGVQVLGYTLRSQPGSLTAGRLERER; this is encoded by the coding sequence ATGAACGGAACGACAATCCGTAGTGATATCCTGGCCGGGATTATCGTATTTCTGGTGGCGCTGCCGATGAATCTGGGGATCGCCCAGGCATGTGGGTTGCCGCCGGTAGTTGGGGTCGTGACGGGTATTACCGGAGGGCTGCTGGTGACGCTGCTGAGTCCGTCGCGTTATGCAGTGAGCGGCCCGGAAGCCAGTATGGTGACCATTATTCTGGGCGCTTCCGCAAGCCTTGGCTCCTGGCCGTTGCTGCTGACCGCCATCGTGCTGGCCGGTGTAATGCAACTGTTGATGGGCTGGCTTAAAGCCGGGCGCTGGATCACGCTGACGCCAGCCCCGGTGATCGCCGGGATGCTAATGGCGATTGGCATTATGCTGATTACTCAACAGATTCCGGTTGCGATGGCGCTAAATACCACAACTTTTAGCCTGTCGCCCGGCTCGCTGCTGCTGGCGACCCTGGCGCTGATTATCTTGTTTGGCTGGGAGTTGCCCATGATTAAACGCCAGCGCATTCTCTCAATGGTACCGGCGGCGTTGATAGCCGTACTGGCTGGCGCATTGGGACTGGCGTTGATGAAGGCCTGGACGACGCTTGGCGACGGCGTAAAAACGGTGACGTTGCCTGAGCTCTCGAGTCCAGGAGCCTGGAGTAACGTGCTGTCACATCCCGACTGGCATGGCGCGTTGACCAATCCACAGGTCTGGTTAACGGCGGTGAATATTGCGCTGGTGGCGAGTCTGGTGACGTTGCTAAGTCAGGAGGCGCTGAAGAAGCTTAAAACTCAGACGCCGCCGCCATCCTCCGATCGCGAGCTTTATGCTCAGGGGGCGGGCAATATCCTCAGTGGCTTGTGCGGAGGCCTGCCGGTCACGTCGGTGATTGTACGAAGCTCGGTTAACGTTAACGCCGGTGCTCGCACCCGTCTGTCAGCCATTGTTCACTGTTTACTGCTGATGGTAGCGCTGTTCTGGCTTAGCGGGCTGATTAGCCTGATTCCTATGCCAGTGCTGGCGTCAATTTTGATCGCCAGTGGTTGCAAACTGGCGGCGCCCGGAGTGCTGAAACAGCAGTGGCGACAGGGCGTATTTGATTTTGCTTCGTTCCTGGCGACGCTGGGAGGCATTATCTCGTTGGGGGTGCTGAGCGGCATTGCGTTGGGCGTGGGAGTTCAGGTGCTGGGATATACGCTACGTAGCCAGCCCGGAAGTCTGACTGCGGGGCGTCTTGAGCGCGAGCGTTAA
- a CDS encoding autotransporter outer membrane beta-barrel domain-containing protein, translating into MTTRLLSKPLLAIATGSIMVTSSGWAASYVASDKQVHDLSDASYSSTATGSNNSAIWVNSDTTVNGQRLTLSSNLYNAAAAHSTYGGTLNLKQSQLTTSGTMVYGAWARYQTLNGVASLVTLDASTVSTEGESGHGLAAELGGRIVVQNDSTITTHGYGAAGIFSTGTYRGSASSVEFNGSNIVTHGELGYGVFAYNQGVVAINNSTIATDGNTGVGLVSDNGTLTVTDTAVNTSGYYGVGATVRSGGTLSLQNAGITTTGEQAHGLLIRAGTFSMRDSTVDVSGPGASALAVGSEADHPIEITASQLRASHGDAIALAGTSTTVNLSEGSMVNGNISASADTTAGTTSNAQILADASTLMGDITVDNGSALDMTLSNGATLTGRTQNLSLLDLDATSRWSLTGDSDVTTLTNNGTVVISSAADGVWTPTTLTVTDLTGNGAFAMQTDIAGLRSDRLVVTGSSAGSHSLSVQNNGAATTNGSEVLTLVKTADGAAGFSLNHNVELGGYEYRLRQNATNWELYSETVPEPEPEPEPEPQPEPQPEPQPEPQPEPQPEPQPEPQPEPQPEPQPEPTPEPTPEPEPQPIPTPQPSPGQITTTANAAAGILTSTYLLNLAENETLMQRMGEVRQSQQLGNMWIRGIGGRFDSFSNGKLSSFTMDYSGWQIGADRQIPVSQGNARLGVMMGYTRGTQSLRGGDGTVTSSSLGGYLTWLSDDGWYIDTIAKASRMKNSFSVQDSAGDNVSGMAGSWGYNLSVESGKRFWFSEAREGFWLEPQGQLSWDYQLVRSAHASNGLKVGFDNLQSLIGRAEILAGYTLTQGSVPTEIYLKTGYLREFKGDIGYRLNGSPESESLSSNTWNSGLGVNATLADDHHIWLEFDASTGNRYDHRKVNAGYRFTF; encoded by the coding sequence ATGACAACGCGCTTATTATCAAAACCGTTACTGGCTATTGCCACCGGTTCGATTATGGTCACCTCTTCCGGCTGGGCGGCCAGTTATGTGGCCAGTGACAAACAGGTTCACGACCTGAGCGATGCCAGCTATTCAAGTACCGCAACCGGCTCCAATAACTCCGCAATATGGGTTAACAGCGACACCACCGTTAACGGCCAGCGCCTGACCCTAAGTTCAAACCTTTACAACGCCGCAGCGGCCCACAGCACCTATGGCGGCACCCTGAACCTGAAACAGAGCCAGCTCACCACCAGCGGCACCATGGTCTATGGCGCCTGGGCACGTTATCAGACGCTAAACGGCGTGGCGTCGCTGGTCACGCTTGATGCCAGCACGGTCTCTACAGAGGGAGAGAGCGGACACGGCCTGGCGGCAGAGCTCGGCGGTCGTATCGTGGTACAGAACGACAGTACCATCACCACCCATGGTTATGGCGCCGCCGGGATTTTCTCAACAGGAACCTACAGAGGCAGCGCCTCCAGCGTGGAATTTAATGGCAGCAACATTGTCACCCATGGAGAACTGGGCTACGGCGTCTTCGCCTATAACCAGGGAGTGGTCGCTATCAACAACAGTACTATTGCCACCGATGGCAATACCGGTGTAGGGCTGGTTTCGGATAACGGAACCCTGACTGTCACCGACACCGCCGTCAATACCAGCGGTTATTACGGCGTGGGAGCAACGGTGCGCTCCGGCGGTACGCTGTCGTTACAGAATGCAGGCATTACGACCACCGGGGAGCAGGCGCACGGCCTGCTGATTCGCGCCGGAACCTTCTCCATGCGTGACAGCACGGTGGATGTGAGCGGCCCCGGCGCCAGCGCCCTGGCCGTGGGTAGCGAAGCGGATCATCCTATTGAGATTACTGCCAGTCAGTTACGCGCCAGTCATGGCGATGCGATTGCTTTAGCCGGCACCAGCACCACCGTGAATCTGAGCGAAGGCAGTATGGTGAATGGCAACATCAGCGCAAGCGCGGATACAACGGCAGGCACCACCAGTAACGCGCAGATTCTGGCCGATGCCTCCACACTGATGGGAGATATCACCGTGGACAACGGCAGCGCGCTGGATATGACGCTCAGTAACGGCGCAACGCTCACCGGTCGTACACAAAATCTGAGCCTTCTGGATCTGGACGCAACCAGCCGTTGGTCCCTGACTGGCGACAGCGATGTTACTACCCTGACCAATAACGGTACCGTCGTTATCAGCAGTGCAGCCGACGGTGTCTGGACGCCCACCACGCTGACCGTCACCGACCTTACCGGCAATGGCGCCTTCGCTATGCAGACCGATATTGCCGGGCTGCGCAGCGATCGGCTGGTCGTCACCGGCAGCAGTGCCGGTAGCCACAGCCTGAGCGTGCAGAACAATGGCGCAGCCACCACTAACGGCAGCGAAGTACTGACGCTGGTAAAAACTGCCGATGGCGCAGCGGGTTTTAGCCTGAATCATAATGTTGAACTGGGGGGCTACGAGTACCGCCTGCGCCAGAATGCTACCAACTGGGAGCTGTACAGCGAAACAGTCCCGGAGCCGGAGCCGGAACCTGAGCCAGAACCTCAGCCAGAACCTCAGCCGGAACCTCAGCCGGAACCCCAGCCGGAACCCCAGCCGGAACCCCAGCCGGAACCCCAGCCGGAACCCCAGCCGGAACCTCAACCTGAACCCACACCTGAACCCACACCGGAACCGGAACCACAACCCATACCGACGCCACAACCGTCACCAGGGCAGATCACTACGACCGCCAACGCCGCAGCGGGGATACTCACCAGTACCTATCTGCTTAATCTGGCGGAAAACGAAACGCTGATGCAGCGCATGGGAGAGGTTCGCCAGAGCCAGCAGCTCGGCAATATGTGGATCCGCGGTATCGGCGGGCGCTTCGACAGCTTCAGTAACGGAAAACTCAGCAGTTTCACCATGGACTACAGCGGCTGGCAAATTGGCGCCGACCGCCAGATTCCGGTCAGCCAGGGTAACGCCCGACTTGGCGTGATGATGGGCTATACCCGGGGCACCCAGAGCCTGCGCGGCGGCGACGGTACCGTCACCAGTAGTAGCCTTGGCGGCTACCTGACCTGGCTCTCCGACGACGGCTGGTACATCGACACCATAGCCAAAGCTTCGCGTATGAAGAATAGCTTTAGCGTGCAGGACAGCGCAGGCGATAACGTCAGCGGTATGGCCGGCAGTTGGGGCTATAACCTCTCTGTTGAATCCGGCAAACGCTTCTGGTTCAGCGAGGCCCGTGAAGGTTTCTGGCTGGAGCCCCAGGGTCAGTTAAGCTGGGACTACCAGTTAGTCAGATCCGCTCATGCCAGTAACGGCTTGAAGGTGGGGTTCGACAACTTACAGTCGCTGATTGGTCGCGCCGAAATCCTGGCCGGTTATACCCTGACTCAGGGGAGTGTCCCGACGGAAATCTACCTGAAAACGGGCTACCTGCGGGAATTCAAAGGGGATATCGGTTACCGCCTGAACGGTTCGCCCGAATCCGAGAGCCTGAGCAGCAATACCTGGAATAGCGGGCTGGGGGTAAACGCAACCCTTGCTGACGATCACCATATCTGGCTGGAGTTCGATGCCAGTACCGGTAATCGTTACGACCACCGGAAGGTGAACGCGGGCTACCGCTTTACCTTCTGA
- the prlC gene encoding oligopeptidase A gives MTNPLLTPFALPPFSSIQPEHVVPAVSEALKACKEKVESVVAQGGPYSWDNLCQPLAEVDDRLGRIFSPISHLNSVKNSPELRAAYEQTLPLLSEYSTWVGQHEGLYQAYRNLRDGENYPQLDVAQKKAVDNALRDFELSGIGLEKEKQQRYGEIAARLSELGSAYSNNVLDATMGWTKLITDEAELAGMPESAMAAARAQAEAKEQEGWLLTLDIPSYLPVMTYCDNQALREEMYRAYSTRASDQGPNAGKWDNTPVMNEILALRHELAQLLGFGSYAEKSLATKMAENTAQVLEFLTDLAKRARPQGEEELAQLRAFAKQEHGVDELQPWDITYYSEKQKQHLYSISDEQLRPYFPEQRVINGLFEVVNRIYGITAKERKDVDVWHPDVRFFELYDDSNALRGSFYLDLYAREHKRGGAWMDDCVGQMRMADGSLQKPVAYLTCNFNRPVNGKPALFTHDEVTTLFHEFGHGLHHMLTRIEAAGVTGISGVPWDAVELPSQFMENWCWEPEALAFISGHYETGEPLPQALLDKMLAAKNYNAAMFILRQLEFGLFDFRLHAEFNPEQGAKVLETLREIKKQVAVVPGPEWGRFPHAFSHIFAGGYAAGYYSYLWADVLAADAYSRFEEEGIFNRETGLSFLDNILSRGGSEEPMELFKRFRGREPKLDAMLEHYGIKG, from the coding sequence ATGACAAATCCATTATTGACCCCGTTTGCCCTGCCGCCGTTTTCCAGTATCCAGCCCGAACATGTGGTGCCCGCCGTCAGCGAGGCGCTGAAGGCCTGTAAGGAGAAAGTGGAAAGCGTGGTGGCGCAGGGGGGGCCGTATAGCTGGGATAACCTCTGTCAGCCGCTGGCGGAAGTGGACGATCGTCTGGGGCGGATCTTCTCGCCGATAAGCCACCTGAACTCGGTTAAAAACAGCCCCGAGCTGCGTGCTGCCTACGAACAGACTTTGCCGCTGCTGTCCGAATACAGCACCTGGGTTGGTCAGCATGAGGGGCTGTATCAGGCATATCGCAACCTGCGCGATGGTGAAAATTACCCGCAGCTGGATGTGGCTCAGAAGAAGGCGGTGGATAATGCGCTGCGCGACTTCGAACTGTCTGGCATCGGTCTGGAAAAAGAGAAACAACAGCGCTATGGCGAAATCGCCGCCCGCCTGTCGGAACTGGGCTCCGCCTACAGCAATAACGTGCTGGACGCTACCATGGGCTGGACCAAACTGATTACCGACGAAGCTGAGCTGGCCGGTATGCCGGAAAGCGCCATGGCCGCCGCCCGCGCTCAGGCCGAGGCCAAAGAGCAGGAAGGCTGGCTGCTGACCCTGGATATTCCGAGCTATCTCCCGGTAATGACCTATTGCGATAACCAGGCCCTGCGTGAAGAGATGTACCGCGCTTACAGCACCCGTGCTTCCGATCAGGGACCGAACGCCGGTAAATGGGATAACACGCCTGTCATGAATGAGATCCTGGCGCTGCGTCATGAACTGGCGCAACTGCTGGGCTTTGGCAGCTACGCCGAGAAATCTCTGGCCACAAAAATGGCGGAAAACACCGCTCAGGTGCTGGAGTTCCTGACTGACCTTGCGAAGCGCGCTCGTCCCCAGGGTGAAGAAGAGCTGGCCCAGCTTCGCGCTTTTGCGAAGCAGGAGCACGGGGTGGACGAACTTCAGCCCTGGGATATCACTTACTACAGCGAAAAGCAGAAGCAGCATCTTTACAGCATCAGCGACGAACAACTGCGCCCTTACTTCCCTGAGCAGCGTGTGATCAACGGCCTGTTCGAGGTGGTTAACCGTATTTACGGCATTACGGCGAAGGAGCGTAAGGATGTGGATGTCTGGCATCCGGATGTACGTTTCTTCGAACTGTATGATGACAGTAACGCGCTGCGCGGCAGCTTCTATCTGGATCTCTACGCCCGCGAACACAAGCGCGGCGGCGCCTGGATGGACGACTGCGTAGGGCAGATGCGTATGGCCGACGGCAGCCTGCAAAAGCCGGTGGCTTATCTGACCTGTAACTTTAATCGCCCGGTTAACGGTAAACCGGCGCTATTCACCCACGATGAAGTGACCACCCTGTTCCACGAATTTGGTCACGGCCTGCACCATATGCTGACCCGCATTGAAGCGGCGGGTGTGACCGGCATCAGCGGGGTGCCGTGGGATGCGGTCGAGCTGCCGAGCCAGTTTATGGAAAACTGGTGCTGGGAACCGGAAGCGCTGGCGTTTATCTCCGGCCATTATGAGACCGGCGAGCCGCTGCCTCAGGCGCTGCTGGACAAAATGCTGGCGGCGAAGAACTACAACGCGGCGATGTTTATTCTGCGTCAGCTGGAGTTCGGCCTGTTCGACTTCCGTCTGCATGCGGAGTTTAACCCCGAGCAGGGCGCGAAGGTGCTGGAAACTCTGCGCGAGATTAAAAAGCAGGTGGCCGTGGTGCCTGGTCCCGAGTGGGGCCGTTTCCCGCACGCTTTCAGCCATATCTTTGCCGGTGGTTATGCGGCGGGTTACTACAGCTACCTGTGGGCCGACGTACTGGCGGCAGATGCATACTCTCGCTTCGAAGAGGAGGGTATCTTCAATCGCGAAACTGGTCTTTCCTTCCTGGATAACATCCTGAGCCGTGGCGGCTCTGAAGAGCCGATGGAACTGTTCAAACGCTTCCGCGGCCGCGAGCCGAAGCTGGATGCCATGCTGGAACACTACGGCATCAAGGGCTAA
- the uspB gene encoding universal stress protein UspB, with amino-acid sequence MISTVALFWALCVVCVVNMARYFSSLRALLVVLRSCDPLLYQYVDGSGFFTSHGQPSKQMRLVRYIYAQRYRDHHDEEFIRRCERVRRQFILTSSLCGLVVISLVGLMIWH; translated from the coding sequence ATGATCAGCACCGTCGCGCTGTTTTGGGCCTTGTGTGTGGTTTGTGTGGTGAACATGGCGCGCTACTTCTCATCATTGCGCGCACTTCTGGTGGTGCTTCGTAGTTGTGATCCCCTGCTGTATCAGTATGTCGATGGCAGCGGCTTTTTCACGTCTCACGGGCAGCCCAGTAAGCAAATGCGTCTGGTGCGTTATATCTATGCGCAGCGCTATCGCGATCATCACGATGAGGAGTTTATCCGCCGCTGTGAGCGGGTACGTCGTCAGTTTATTCTGACCAGTTCGCTGTGCGGTCTGGTTGTTATTAGCCTGGTTGGGCTAATGATTTGGCACTGA
- the rsmJ gene encoding 16S rRNA (guanine(1516)-N(2))-methyltransferase RsmJ, which translates to MKICLLDESGAGDGALSIQAQRQGLEHDADSPLALVLTPHHLELRKRDEPKLGGIFVDFVSGAMGHRRRFGGGRGEAVAKAVGVKGDYLPDVVDATAGLGRDAFVLAAVGCRVRMLERHPVVAALLEDGLRRGYADPEIGGWLRERLTLIHATSLTALDDLRPRPQVVYLDPMFPHRQKSALVKKEMRVFQALVGADEDADGLLSPALRLATKRVVVKRPDYAPPLAGKATQSAVTTKSHRFDIYPGTPE; encoded by the coding sequence GTGAAAATCTGTTTACTCGATGAGTCGGGCGCCGGTGACGGCGCCCTGTCCATTCAGGCCCAGCGCCAGGGGCTGGAACACGACGCTGACAGCCCGCTGGCGCTGGTGCTTACGCCGCATCATCTGGAGCTACGCAAGCGCGACGAGCCAAAGCTTGGCGGTATCTTTGTCGATTTTGTCTCCGGTGCCATGGGGCACCGCAGACGCTTTGGTGGCGGGCGCGGTGAGGCGGTCGCCAAAGCCGTAGGCGTGAAAGGGGACTATCTGCCGGATGTGGTGGACGCCACCGCCGGGCTGGGACGCGATGCTTTTGTACTGGCGGCCGTGGGCTGTCGGGTACGGATGCTGGAACGTCATCCCGTGGTGGCGGCGCTGCTGGAAGATGGCCTGCGCCGCGGCTACGCCGATCCCGAAATCGGCGGCTGGCTGCGCGAGCGGTTGACGCTGATTCACGCCACCAGCCTGACGGCGCTGGATGATTTACGGCCGCGGCCGCAGGTAGTTTATCTGGATCCCATGTTTCCCCATCGCCAGAAGAGTGCGCTGGTGAAGAAAGAGATGCGGGTATTTCAGGCGCTGGTGGGGGCCGACGAAGATGCCGATGGACTGCTGTCGCCCGCGCTGCGTCTGGCGACGAAGCGGGTGGTGGTCAAGCGCCCGGACTACGCGCCGCCGCTGGCCGGTAAAGCGACGCAGTCGGCGGTCACCACCAAAAGTCACCGTTTCGATATCTACCCCGGTACGCCCGAGTAA
- the uspA gene encoding universal stress protein UspA — translation MAYKHILIAVDLSPESKVLVEKAVSMAKPYDAKVSLIHVDVNYSDLYTGLIDVNLGDMQKRISEETHNALSELSNNAGYPITETLSGSGDLGQVLVDAIKQYDMDLVVCGHHQDFWSKLMSSARQLINTVHVDMLIVPLRDDDEE, via the coding sequence ATGGCTTACAAACACATTCTGATCGCGGTAGACCTCTCCCCCGAGAGTAAAGTACTGGTAGAAAAAGCGGTTTCAATGGCGAAACCCTACGACGCGAAAGTTTCCCTGATTCATGTCGATGTGAATTACTCCGATCTCTACACCGGATTGATCGATGTGAACCTGGGCGATATGCAGAAGCGTATCTCAGAAGAAACTCATAACGCTTTATCTGAACTGTCCAACAACGCCGGTTACCCAATTACCGAAACCCTGAGCGGTAGTGGCGATCTGGGCCAGGTACTGGTCGATGCCATTAAGCAATACGATATGGACCTGGTGGTCTGCGGTCATCATCAGGACTTCTGGAGTAAGCTGATGTCCTCTGCCCGCCAGTTGATTAATACCGTCCACGTCGACATGCTCATTGTGCCGCTGCGCGACGACGACGAAGAATAA
- the pitA gene encoding inorganic phosphate transporter PitA translates to MLHLFAGLDLHTGLLLLLALGFVLFYEAINGFHDTANAVATVIYTRAMKSQIAVAMAAVFNFLGVLLGGLSVAYAIVHMLPTDLLLNVSSAHGLAMVFSMLLAAIIWNLGTWYFGLPASSSHTLIGAIIGIGLTNALMTGTSVVDALNIPKVIGIFMSLIISPVVGLVIAGGLIFLLRRYWSGTKKRRRIHLTPAEREKKDGKKKPPFWTRIALIISAIGVSFSHGANDGQKGIGLIMLVLIGVAPAGFVVNMNASGYDIARTRDAINHVEQYFQQHGDALKHVIDMSPVIPTPEEVEGKPHEFHCDAGRAVLALDRAKQMLNGLESYDQLSVEDRGDLRRLLLCVADTADKAAALPETKAEDKRYLKDLKKDLLFTIEYAPIWIIMAVALALGIGTMIGWRRVATTIGEKIGKKGMTYAQGMSAQMTAAVSIGVASYTGMPVSTTHVLSSSVAGTMVVDGGGLQRKTVTNILMAWVFTLPAAIGLSSGLYWISLHFI, encoded by the coding sequence ATGCTACATCTGTTTGCCGGGCTGGATCTTCATACCGGCCTTTTATTGTTACTTGCTCTGGGATTTGTACTGTTTTATGAAGCTATCAATGGCTTCCACGACACCGCAAACGCAGTAGCAACGGTGATTTACACCCGAGCGATGAAATCGCAGATTGCGGTTGCCATGGCGGCGGTGTTTAACTTCCTTGGCGTTCTGCTTGGCGGCCTGAGCGTAGCCTATGCCATTGTGCATATGCTGCCGACCGATCTGCTGCTTAACGTCAGTTCCGCACACGGTCTTGCCATGGTTTTCTCCATGCTGCTGGCCGCTATTATCTGGAACCTCGGCACCTGGTATTTTGGGCTGCCAGCCTCCAGCTCCCACACCCTTATCGGCGCTATTATCGGTATCGGCCTCACTAACGCACTGATGACCGGCACCTCCGTCGTCGATGCGCTGAATATCCCCAAGGTTATCGGCATCTTCATGTCCCTGATCATCTCTCCGGTGGTGGGTCTGGTGATTGCCGGTGGTCTGATCTTCCTGCTGCGTCGTTACTGGAGCGGCACCAAGAAACGGCGTCGTATTCACCTGACGCCCGCTGAACGCGAAAAGAAAGACGGCAAGAAAAAACCGCCGTTCTGGACCCGTATCGCGCTCATCATTTCCGCTATCGGCGTAAGCTTTTCGCACGGCGCGAACGATGGTCAGAAAGGCATTGGTCTGATTATGCTGGTTCTGATTGGCGTGGCGCCTGCCGGGTTCGTGGTCAATATGAATGCCAGCGGCTACGATATTGCGCGTACCCGTGACGCTATCAACCACGTAGAGCAGTACTTCCAGCAGCATGGCGATGCGCTTAAGCACGTTATCGACATGTCGCCGGTCATTCCTACGCCTGAAGAGGTGGAAGGCAAGCCGCACGAGTTCCACTGTGACGCCGGGCGCGCCGTACTGGCGCTGGACCGCGCTAAGCAGATGCTCAACGGTCTGGAAAGCTACGATCAACTTTCCGTCGAAGACCGTGGCGATCTGCGCCGCCTGCTGCTCTGCGTTGCCGACACCGCCGATAAAGCGGCTGCGCTGCCGGAAACCAAAGCGGAAGATAAGCGTTACCTGAAAGACCTGAAAAAAGACCTGCTGTTTACCATCGAGTACGCCCCTATCTGGATCATTATGGCCGTCGCGCTGGCGCTGGGCATTGGGACCATGATCGGCTGGCGTCGCGTTGCGACCACCATCGGCGAAAAGATTGGTAAGAAAGGCATGACCTACGCGCAGGGGATGTCCGCCCAGATGACAGCAGCCGTTTCCATCGGGGTCGCCAGCTACACCGGGATGCCGGTATCCACCACCCACGTGCTCTCCTCCTCTGTGGCGGGGACCATGGTCGTGGACGGCGGCGGTCTGCAGCGCAAAACCGTTACCAATATCCTGATGGCCTGGGTCTTCACCCTGCCGGCGGCGATTGGACTTTCCAGCGGTCTTTACTGGATTTCGCTGCACTTTATTTAA
- a CDS encoding NAD(P)/FAD-dependent oxidoreductase — MKKFDVIVIGAGAAGLFCAAQAGQAGLKVLLVDNGKKPGRKILMSGGGRCNFTNLYAEPGAYLSANPHFCKSALARYTQWDFIDLVGRYGIAWHEKTLGQLFCDESAQQIVDMLMAECEKGQVTLRLRSEILNIVRDDDGYTLSLNGDEVRTSALVVASGGLSMPGLGASPFGYKVARQFGLPVLPTRAGLVPFTLHKPQLAQFQTLSGVSVAAVISAENGVSFRENLLFTHRGLSGPAVLQISSYWQPGEWVTVNLVPDADLAAFLDERRSAQPDQSLKNALAQQLPKRLVEILQSEGQIPDVTLRQLNVRQQEALVDLLTNWRVQPNGTEGYRTAEVTLGGVDTHALSSRTMEAREVPGLYFIGEVVDVTGWLGGYNFQWAWSSAWACAQALQERHGAA, encoded by the coding sequence GTGAAAAAGTTTGATGTCATCGTGATAGGTGCAGGCGCAGCGGGTCTTTTTTGCGCAGCGCAGGCGGGCCAGGCCGGGCTGAAGGTGCTGCTTGTCGACAACGGTAAAAAGCCCGGACGCAAGATCCTGATGTCCGGCGGCGGGCGCTGCAACTTTACCAACCTCTACGCCGAGCCAGGCGCTTATTTAAGTGCGAACCCTCATTTCTGTAAGTCCGCGCTGGCCCGTTATACCCAGTGGGATTTTATTGACCTGGTGGGACGCTACGGCATTGCCTGGCATGAAAAGACCCTGGGTCAGCTGTTCTGCGATGAGTCTGCTCAGCAGATCGTCGATATGCTGATGGCGGAGTGTGAAAAAGGTCAGGTAACGCTGCGGCTGCGTAGCGAAATTCTGAATATCGTGCGTGATGACGACGGCTATACGCTTTCCCTGAATGGCGACGAAGTCCGGACATCCGCGCTGGTGGTCGCCAGCGGCGGTCTTTCCATGCCGGGTCTTGGCGCTTCGCCCTTCGGTTACAAAGTGGCGCGGCAGTTTGGTTTACCGGTACTGCCTACCCGCGCCGGACTGGTGCCCTTTACTCTGCACAAGCCGCAACTGGCGCAGTTTCAGACCCTGTCCGGGGTGTCGGTGGCGGCGGTTATCAGCGCAGAAAACGGCGTCAGCTTCCGGGAAAATCTGCTGTTTACCCATCGCGGACTGTCTGGCCCGGCTGTTCTGCAAATCTCCAGCTACTGGCAACCGGGGGAGTGGGTGACGGTGAATCTGGTGCCGGACGCCGATCTGGCGGCTTTCCTGGATGAACGGCGGTCTGCCCAGCCGGATCAGAGTCTGAAGAACGCGCTGGCACAACAGTTGCCGAAGCGGCTGGTGGAGATTCTGCAAAGCGAAGGTCAGATACCGGATGTTACGCTCAGACAGCTGAACGTGCGCCAGCAGGAGGCGCTGGTGGATTTGCTGACCAACTGGCGGGTGCAGCCGAACGGCACCGAAGGTTACCGCACCGCCGAAGTGACCCTGGGAGGCGTGGACACCCATGCGCTTTCGTCACGCACTATGGAAGCACGGGAGGTTCCCGGACTCTATTTCATCGGTGAGGTGGTGGATGTCACTGGCTGGCTGGGGGGATATAACTTCCAGTGGGCCTGGAGCTCAGCCTGGGCTTGTGCCCAGGCGTTGCAGGAACGGCATGGCGCAGCATAA